A single genomic interval of Arthrobacter globiformis harbors:
- the cspE gene encoding transcription antiterminator/RNA stability regulator CspE, with protein MATGTVKWFNAEKGFGFIAPDDGSADVFAHFSAIASSGYRSLDENQKVQFDVTQGPKGPQAENIQPL; from the coding sequence ATGGCAACAGGTACGGTCAAGTGGTTCAACGCCGAAAAGGGCTTCGGTTTCATCGCCCCCGACGACGGAAGCGCTGACGTGTTCGCACACTTTTCGGCAATCGCATCCAGCGGTTACCGCTCCCTCGACGAGAACCAGAAGGTTCAGTTCGACGTCACCCAGGGCCCTAAGGGTCCGCAGGCGGAGAACATCCAGCCGCTCTAA
- a CDS encoding metallophosphoesterase family protein — translation MNGPKTYAPTSPSGRNGAAITRLVRNNEIDAFLGLGDFQYDTAYCTDYVKYWTRLWGGTKPKLYWVSAPNHDWKPGRNEDLDNFMNGQCPGSKAKAAINQQRGFIGNGKPYSKDFGNWHFAFLSSAHWRYNPTEARALTRWLDNDLAAAKAAGKHLAVVYHEPYFTSNTKEHKRAADHKPWIDVMWKHRVRLTLSGSQHNYERSCPVNNKDQCVSDGMTAFQVSTGGIGLRSFTSSPSFIAKRFSNTHGFLRMTLRGNGSFDWKFIPTTGSGTDAGTRSAPK, via the coding sequence ATGAACGGCCCGAAGACGTACGCACCGACTAGCCCGTCCGGGCGGAACGGTGCGGCGATCACCAGGCTGGTGCGGAACAACGAGATTGACGCGTTCCTGGGACTCGGGGACTTCCAGTACGACACCGCGTACTGCACTGACTACGTGAAGTACTGGACACGGCTGTGGGGTGGCACGAAACCCAAGTTGTACTGGGTGTCCGCACCCAACCACGACTGGAAACCCGGACGGAACGAAGACCTCGACAACTTTATGAACGGCCAATGCCCTGGGTCTAAGGCGAAGGCTGCGATCAACCAGCAGCGTGGGTTCATCGGGAACGGGAAACCGTACTCGAAGGACTTCGGGAACTGGCACTTCGCGTTCCTGTCCTCCGCGCACTGGCGTTACAACCCCACGGAGGCTCGGGCGTTGACGAGATGGCTGGACAACGACCTCGCTGCTGCGAAGGCAGCGGGTAAGCACCTGGCAGTCGTGTACCACGAACCGTACTTCACGTCGAACACGAAGGAACATAAGCGGGCCGCCGACCACAAGCCGTGGATCGACGTCATGTGGAAGCACCGGGTCCGTCTGACCCTGTCAGGGTCACAACACAACTACGAACGCTCATGTCCGGTGAACAACAAGGACCAGTGCGTCAGTGACGGGATGACAGCGTTCCAGGTTTCCACGGGAGGTATCGGTCTCCGCTCCTTCACTAGCAGTCCGTCGTTCATTGCGAAGAGGTTCAGCAACACCCACGGGTTCCTTCGGATGACACTCCGAGGCAACGGGTCTTTCGACTGGAAATTCATTCCAACGACGGGGTCGGGCACGGACGCAGGTACGCGTTCCGCACCGAAATAA
- a CDS encoding IS30 family transposase, whose product MKQGIGNSEACRIVGISRSSGTRWRHGHTVVLKSGDIKKYAPISHQRPAVISARFLSESERITIADLLHARRSIRAIAMELGRSPSTVSREIRRNIHKPSGNYRPRTAQRSAERRRSRQRSGKIAGNPELQDFVREHLEQRWSPRQISNRLRAVFPEQPEMHVVPETVYQALYGRGRLDLAVNPAVSLRTGRTGRRPRRRKEHRTKRFPDMVMIRDRPAEVTSRLVPGHWEGDLIIGKGSRSAIATLVERTTRFIILVHLAGNRGAENLRDRLAETMSALPAHLRRSLTWDQGTEMACHQDFTQRTLMPVYFCDPASPWQRGSNENTNGLLRQYFPKGTDLGVHTAEHLASVANQLNRRPREVLGWESPLERLTTLGSPLTDS is encoded by the coding sequence ATGAAACAGGGAATAGGCAATTCCGAAGCGTGCCGGATCGTAGGAATCAGCCGTAGTTCCGGCACTCGATGGCGGCACGGCCACACGGTCGTTCTGAAGTCCGGAGACATCAAGAAGTACGCTCCCATCTCTCATCAGAGGCCAGCCGTGATCTCCGCCCGATTTCTCTCCGAGTCGGAACGGATCACGATCGCGGACCTGCTGCATGCCCGGCGGAGCATCCGTGCCATTGCCATGGAGCTCGGGCGCAGTCCATCAACCGTGAGCCGGGAAATTCGACGCAACATTCACAAACCCTCTGGCAACTACCGTCCGAGGACGGCCCAGCGCAGCGCGGAACGCAGAAGGAGCCGCCAGCGAAGCGGGAAGATCGCCGGCAACCCGGAGCTGCAGGACTTCGTCCGCGAGCACCTCGAACAACGCTGGAGCCCCCGCCAGATCAGCAACCGGCTGCGCGCTGTCTTCCCGGAACAACCGGAAATGCACGTCGTGCCTGAGACCGTCTACCAGGCCCTGTACGGGCGCGGACGCTTGGATCTGGCGGTGAATCCAGCCGTCTCACTGCGGACCGGTCGGACCGGTCGCCGGCCACGCCGCCGGAAGGAACACCGGACCAAACGCTTCCCCGACATGGTCATGATCCGTGACAGGCCCGCAGAAGTGACCAGCAGATTAGTACCCGGGCATTGGGAAGGCGATTTAATAATTGGAAAAGGCAGCCGCTCGGCCATTGCCACACTGGTCGAACGGACCACCCGCTTCATCATCCTCGTGCATCTGGCAGGCAACCGCGGAGCAGAGAATCTGCGCGACCGGCTGGCAGAAACGATGAGCGCCCTCCCGGCCCATCTACGTCGTTCCCTGACCTGGGATCAGGGCACTGAAATGGCCTGCCACCAGGACTTCACGCAGCGGACTCTCATGCCGGTCTACTTCTGCGATCCCGCCAGCCCCTGGCAACGCGGCTCGAACGAGAACACTAATGGCCTGCTCCGCCAGTACTTTCCCAAGGGAACCGATCTGGGCGTCCACACCGCCGAACACCTTGCCTCAGTCGCGAATCAACTCAATCGACGGCCGCGTGAAGTTCTAGGCTGGGAGAGCCCCCTCGAGCGCCTGACTACACTGGGTTCACCACTGACAGACTCATAA